One Halobaculum roseum DNA segment encodes these proteins:
- the ilvD gene encoding dihydroxy-acid dehydratase — protein MSKQEPPERDRAGDAADDAADADAFAGEKDESLRSREVTAGAERAPHRAMFRAMGYDDQDLSSPMVGIPNPAADITPCNVHLDDVADAAREGIESAEGMPIEFGTVTISDAISMGTEGMKASLVSREVIADSVELVSFGERMDALVTVAGCDKNLPGMLMASIRTDLPSVFLYGGSIKPGEHAGRDITVQNVFEGVGTYAEGDMSAEELDEMERHACPGAGSCGGMFTANTMASISEALGMAPLGSASPMAESEGRYDVARRAGELALECVEQDRRPSDIISKESFENAIAVQVAMGGSTNAVLHLLALAAEADIELDITEFDEISRRTPKIANLQPGGTRVMQDLDAVGGVPVVIRRLIEGGYMHGDAMTVTGRTMAEEIAHLEETGQLPADDDIEADFLYTVEEPYSEEGAIKILTGNLAPDGAVLKVTGDDAFHHEGPARVFEAEEDAMKYVQSGEIESGDVIVIRNEGPRGGPGMREMLGVTAAVVGAGHEDDVALLTDGRFSGATRGPMVGHVAPEAVEGGPIGLVEDGDTVTVDIPNRDLSVDVSDEELDRRADAYEAPEPQYAGGVFAKFARDFGSAANGAVTNPKAKRD, from the coding sequence ATGAGCAAGCAGGAGCCGCCCGAGCGCGACCGCGCCGGCGACGCGGCAGACGACGCCGCGGACGCCGACGCGTTCGCCGGCGAGAAGGACGAGTCCCTCCGCAGCCGCGAGGTCACGGCGGGCGCCGAGCGCGCGCCCCACCGCGCGATGTTCCGCGCGATGGGATACGACGACCAGGACCTCTCCTCCCCGATGGTCGGCATCCCGAACCCGGCGGCCGACATCACGCCGTGCAACGTCCACCTCGACGACGTGGCCGACGCCGCCCGCGAGGGGATCGAGTCCGCCGAGGGGATGCCCATCGAGTTCGGCACGGTCACCATCTCCGACGCCATCTCGATGGGGACCGAGGGGATGAAGGCGAGCCTCGTCTCGCGCGAGGTGATCGCCGACTCCGTCGAGCTGGTCTCCTTCGGCGAGCGCATGGACGCGCTCGTCACGGTCGCCGGCTGCGACAAGAACCTCCCCGGCATGCTGATGGCCTCCATCAGGACCGACCTCCCGTCGGTGTTCCTGTACGGCGGGTCGATCAAGCCGGGCGAGCACGCCGGCCGCGACATCACCGTCCAGAACGTCTTCGAGGGCGTCGGCACCTACGCCGAGGGCGACATGAGCGCGGAGGAGCTCGACGAGATGGAGCGCCACGCCTGCCCCGGCGCGGGCTCGTGTGGCGGGATGTTCACCGCGAACACGATGGCGAGCATCTCGGAGGCGCTGGGGATGGCGCCGCTGGGTTCGGCGTCGCCGATGGCCGAGTCGGAGGGCCGCTACGACGTGGCCCGGCGCGCGGGCGAACTCGCCTTGGAGTGCGTCGAGCAGGACCGGCGTCCCTCGGACATCATCAGCAAGGAGTCGTTCGAGAACGCCATCGCGGTGCAGGTGGCGATGGGCGGCTCGACCAACGCCGTGCTCCACCTGCTCGCGCTGGCGGCCGAGGCCGACATCGAGCTGGACATCACGGAGTTCGACGAGATCTCCCGGCGCACGCCGAAGATCGCGAACCTCCAGCCCGGCGGCACGCGCGTCATGCAGGACCTCGACGCGGTCGGCGGCGTGCCGGTCGTGATCCGGCGGCTCATCGAGGGCGGCTACATGCACGGCGACGCGATGACGGTCACCGGGCGGACGATGGCCGAGGAGATCGCACACCTGGAGGAGACGGGGCAGCTCCCCGCGGACGACGACATCGAGGCGGACTTCCTGTACACCGTCGAGGAGCCCTACAGCGAGGAGGGGGCGATCAAGATCCTGACGGGCAACCTCGCGCCCGACGGCGCGGTGCTGAAGGTCACCGGCGACGACGCGTTCCACCACGAGGGACCGGCCCGCGTGTTCGAGGCCGAGGAGGACGCCATGAAGTACGTGCAGTCGGGCGAGATCGAGTCCGGCGACGTGATCGTCATCCGCAACGAGGGGCCACGCGGCGGCCCCGGGATGCGCGAGATGCTCGGCGTCACCGCCGCCGTCGTCGGCGCGGGCCACGAGGACGACGTGGCCCTCCTCACCGACGGCCGCTTCTCGGGCGCGACACGCGGACCGATGGTCGGCCACGTCGCCCCCGAGGCCGTGGAGGGCGGGCCGATCGGCCTCGTCGAGGACGGCGACACCGTGACCGTGGACATCCCGAACCGTGACCTCTCGGTCGACGTGAGCGACGAGGAACTGGACCGCCGCGCCGACGCGTACGAGGCGCCGGAGCCGCAGTACGCGGGCGGCGTGTTCGCGAAGTTCGCCCGCGACTTCGGCAGCGCGGCCAACGGCGCCGTCACGAATCCCAAGGCGAAGCGGGACTGA
- a CDS encoding histidine kinase N-terminal 7TM domain-containing protein has product MSPVTYLVPLLVIGGATAATMLAVVLWRRSVSIGGPEIVGFVGLAAGATVWSWSYALQLRADSLATILAYNNLLWIGTGVVGAAWPVFAFAVAGDERWLTRRRLPVVSGVPLVFAGLAISNPAHRLVYADVSLVVVGGVTRASVTPGIGFAVFLVWSYGLNLYVLWRLVGSVRDSTGKTRARRIAVFGAGVLPTVAGAVSIFVIPTDGPPIDFTPAMFAVTTVLTGVAITRYRLLDSVAVAQDHIANHLADPVVIVDGDATIRATNEAATRLFADDRVVGRSVGDVFGAHPELVEAVRTRPPSGESPATVTIDWETRRPRPEDRSSDAAPPDTPDPGDGTVAVDRRTFAVSVGSLDRTDATVLVLRDITDRRAAERRVTVLNRVLRHDLRNDISVIDGYLDLLERELADAESETVTDALEVLIARTEGMLAVTEQAALAERIVDGDPEVRQIDLATVVRSRCEQVRVEHPEVRLETTIPEEPVSVSAVAVFPSVVDNLIENAIEHSGRERPWLGVSVAVDPDRSVAEVRVADDGPGIPAADRDVLVGIEPSLENASGLGLWLINRITRLSGGDVEVTDREPEGTVVSLTVPLAEASEPPAAVRST; this is encoded by the coding sequence ATGAGTCCAGTCACCTACCTCGTACCGTTGTTGGTGATCGGCGGAGCCACGGCCGCGACGATGCTGGCGGTGGTGTTGTGGCGTCGCAGCGTGAGCATCGGCGGCCCCGAGATCGTCGGGTTCGTCGGCCTCGCGGCCGGCGCGACCGTCTGGTCGTGGTCGTACGCCCTCCAGTTGCGCGCGGACTCCCTCGCGACGATCCTCGCGTACAACAACCTCCTGTGGATCGGGACCGGCGTCGTCGGGGCCGCCTGGCCCGTCTTCGCGTTCGCCGTCGCCGGCGACGAGCGATGGCTCACCAGACGACGGCTTCCCGTCGTCTCGGGAGTGCCGCTGGTGTTCGCCGGGTTGGCGATATCGAACCCGGCACACCGGTTGGTCTACGCGGACGTGTCGCTGGTCGTCGTCGGCGGGGTCACCCGGGCGAGCGTGACGCCGGGGATCGGCTTCGCGGTGTTCCTCGTGTGGTCGTACGGGCTGAACCTGTACGTGCTCTGGCGGCTGGTGGGAAGCGTCCGAGACTCGACCGGGAAGACCCGAGCCAGGCGGATCGCCGTCTTCGGGGCGGGGGTGCTGCCGACGGTCGCGGGGGCGGTGAGCATCTTCGTGATCCCCACGGACGGCCCGCCGATCGACTTCACGCCGGCCATGTTCGCGGTGACGACGGTGCTCACCGGCGTCGCGATCACGCGCTACCGGCTGCTCGACTCCGTCGCGGTCGCACAGGATCACATCGCCAACCACCTCGCGGATCCGGTGGTGATCGTCGACGGCGACGCGACGATCCGGGCGACGAACGAGGCGGCGACCCGGCTGTTCGCGGACGACCGCGTCGTCGGTCGATCGGTCGGGGACGTGTTCGGCGCGCACCCGGAACTCGTCGAGGCGGTCCGGACGCGCCCGCCGTCGGGGGAGTCGCCGGCCACCGTCACGATCGACTGGGAAACGCGTCGCCCCCGGCCGGAGGACCGCTCGTCCGACGCCGCTCCCCCCGACACGCCCGACCCCGGCGACGGGACCGTCGCGGTCGACCGGCGAACGTTCGCCGTCTCCGTCGGGTCGCTCGATCGAACCGACGCGACGGTGCTCGTGCTCCGGGACATCACCGACCGGCGCGCCGCCGAACGGCGAGTGACGGTTCTCAACCGCGTGTTGCGCCACGACCTCCGGAACGACATCTCCGTGATCGACGGCTACCTCGACCTCCTCGAACGGGAACTCGCGGACGCGGAGTCGGAGACGGTCACCGACGCGCTGGAGGTCCTGATCGCCAGGACCGAGGGGATGCTCGCCGTCACGGAACAGGCCGCGCTCGCCGAACGGATCGTCGACGGCGACCCGGAGGTCCGGCAGATCGACCTCGCGACGGTCGTTCGCTCCCGGTGTGAACAGGTCCGCGTTGAACACCCGGAGGTGCGACTGGAGACGACGATCCCCGAGGAGCCGGTGTCGGTGTCGGCCGTCGCGGTGTTCCCCTCCGTCGTCGACAACCTGATCGAGAACGCGATCGAACACTCCGGGCGGGAGCGGCCGTGGCTCGGCGTGTCGGTCGCCGTCGACCCGGATCGGTCGGTCGCGGAGGTACGCGTCGCCGACGACGGCCCCGGGATCCCCGCCGCCGACCGGGACGTGCTCGTCGGGATCGAGCCGTCCCTCGAGAACGCCAGCGGGCTCGGCCTGTGGCTGATCAACCGCATCACCCGCCTCTCCGGGGGCGACGTCGAGGTGACCGACAGGGAGCCCGAGGGGACCGTCGTCTCGTTGACCGTCCCCCTCGCCGAGGCGTCGGAGCCCCCCGCGGCCGTCCGGTCGACGTGA
- a CDS encoding alpha/beta fold hydrolase: protein MPTVETNDIETYYERRGDGPPVVFVHGAAVDHTQWAPQVDALADEYTVVAYDVRGHGRTGGSDRGTYSIDLFADDLAALIDALDLDRPVVCGLSMGGCIAMTYAARHPDGPSGLVLADTFGPVPLTLGERLQRQLLRATIPPARLVGYERVERAMVWLQRRVSGEGVAGDYDRIEAIRERGPTMSTAEFAKVIRALAAFDRSAVDLTAIDVPTLALYGEHDAGFIRRQMRSLASLVGHAPLLVVPNAGHASNLDNEAFVDGAIRGHLRRVWPHHSPRHEAGPGPAPAPPAGADG, encoded by the coding sequence ATGCCAACCGTGGAGACGAACGACATCGAGACGTACTACGAGCGCCGCGGGGACGGTCCGCCGGTCGTGTTCGTCCACGGTGCGGCCGTCGATCACACCCAGTGGGCCCCGCAGGTCGACGCGCTCGCCGACGAGTACACGGTCGTCGCGTACGACGTTCGCGGGCACGGCCGAACGGGCGGCTCCGACCGCGGGACCTACAGCATCGATCTCTTCGCCGACGACCTCGCGGCGCTCATCGACGCGCTCGATCTCGACCGGCCCGTGGTCTGCGGGCTGTCGATGGGCGGTTGTATCGCGATGACGTACGCCGCGCGCCATCCCGACGGACCGTCGGGACTCGTGCTCGCCGATACGTTCGGCCCGGTGCCGCTCACCCTCGGCGAGCGCCTCCAGCGGCAGTTACTCCGAGCGACGATCCCGCCCGCGCGGCTGGTCGGCTACGAACGCGTCGAGCGGGCGATGGTGTGGCTCCAGCGGCGCGTCTCCGGCGAGGGCGTCGCCGGCGACTACGACCGGATCGAGGCGATCCGCGAGCGGGGGCCGACGATGTCGACCGCGGAGTTCGCGAAGGTGATCCGCGCGCTCGCGGCGTTCGACCGGTCGGCGGTTGACCTCACGGCGATCGACGTGCCGACGCTTGCGCTGTACGGCGAGCACGACGCCGGGTTCATCCGGCGACAGATGCGCAGTCTCGCGTCGCTGGTGGGACACGCGCCCCTGCTCGTCGTCCCGAACGCGGGCCACGCGTCGAACCTCGACAACGAGGCGTTCGTCGACGGCGCGATCCGCGGGCACCTCCGGCGCGTGTGGCCGCACCACTCGCCGCGCCACGAGGCCGGACCGGGGCCGGCGCCCGCGCCGCCGGCGGGAGCGGACGGCTGA
- a CDS encoding adenosylcobalamin-dependent ribonucleoside-diphosphate reductase: MSRADLDADELELPIKRTEGETLEERLTSNAYDNILPARYLRKNADGEPTETQEELFERVGRNVALAEAVYEADEPVTVTPDQLKPDHPRRDELADEVFGKGVTADDEDAETELTVYNVNKFAYETVVPELPDDVRTHVEETADEFQELMERLSFMPNSPTLMNAGDELQQLSACFVDSPADDIDDIHQTAKEAAQVFQSGGGMGYAFWKLRPYGDAVGSTGGIASGPITFMRTFDQMCETIAQGGARRGAQMGVMRVSHPDVIQFIHAKNKDVSLANTLRLNDPDDFTHTSFADALDEARELIDDDGKVPKHLRNAVEGHLSNFNISVGVTDDFMEALENGEEFTFTNPRTEEPHVATPETKELYEMFGLGEHVEVGEELSVPAADLWDHIVEGAHENGEPGVIYLERVNKLHSFDVEEHPDHRILATNPCGEQPLEEYEACNLGHINLSTLADLDAPDWRVWVEEHGDEYESEEAAVEAFLEDAIDWEEFDYRVEMGTRFLENVVTMSDFPVPKIEEKVRDMRKIGLGVMGLAQLYIQLGVRYGSETGNLIAEELMTHINHGSKAASHELAEERGSFNDWEDSKYADPVRYADWFEQYVGEDPHDWADGYPIRNHNTTTIAPTGTTSMVGNTTGGCEPIYNVAYYKNVSDDVQGDEMLVEFDDYFLRTLEANDIDVDAVKEEAQAQMANNEFDGVDGLETVPDAIGELFVVTGDLTAKDHAGVQVACQTGVDSAISKTVNAPNDSTLEDAQEVFEYIYEHGGKGVTYYRDGTRSKQVLTTRADNADFADESEAAETLVEQISEVFGGIEGFLENEDVQAALDEEVSDLLEAADEKTVHIDYTEKRARPDSLRGVTQLIETGYGKMYITINEDPETGEPFELFANIGHSGGFTNSFTESLAKVISTALRSGVDPREIVDELQGTRSPKIAWDKGEQIQSIPDAIGTAMRRYLDDEVEKGYPEQTSLDEVGAGADAPAPESDGGTAVDSPGTGAPGPEDAGDVERTTDAVDELIANGESPECPDCGSMTLYYSEGCKTCESCGWSEC; this comes from the coding sequence ATGAGTCGCGCCGACCTCGACGCCGACGAGCTCGAACTGCCGATCAAACGAACCGAGGGTGAGACGCTGGAGGAGCGGCTCACGTCCAACGCCTACGACAACATCCTCCCGGCCCGCTACCTCCGCAAGAACGCGGACGGCGAGCCCACCGAGACGCAGGAGGAGCTGTTCGAGCGCGTCGGCCGCAACGTCGCGCTCGCGGAGGCGGTGTACGAGGCCGACGAGCCCGTCACCGTCACGCCCGACCAGCTCAAGCCCGACCACCCCCGGCGCGACGAACTCGCCGATGAGGTCTTCGGCAAGGGCGTCACCGCCGACGACGAGGACGCCGAGACCGAGCTGACCGTCTACAACGTCAACAAGTTCGCCTACGAGACGGTCGTCCCCGAGCTTCCCGACGACGTACGCACGCACGTCGAGGAGACGGCCGACGAGTTCCAGGAGCTGATGGAGCGGCTCTCGTTCATGCCGAACTCGCCGACGCTGATGAACGCCGGCGACGAGCTCCAGCAGCTCTCCGCCTGCTTCGTCGATTCCCCCGCCGACGACATCGACGACATCCACCAGACCGCCAAGGAGGCCGCGCAGGTGTTCCAGTCCGGCGGCGGGATGGGGTACGCGTTCTGGAAGCTCCGCCCGTACGGCGACGCGGTCGGCTCCACCGGCGGCATCGCCTCCGGGCCGATCACGTTCATGCGCACGTTCGACCAGATGTGCGAGACGATCGCACAGGGCGGCGCCCGCCGCGGCGCCCAGATGGGCGTCATGCGCGTCTCGCACCCGGACGTGATCCAGTTCATCCACGCGAAGAACAAGGACGTCAGCCTCGCGAACACCCTCCGCCTGAACGACCCCGACGACTTCACGCACACCTCGTTCGCGGACGCGCTCGACGAGGCGCGCGAGCTCATCGACGACGACGGGAAGGTGCCCAAGCACCTCCGAAACGCCGTCGAGGGCCACCTCTCGAACTTCAACATCTCCGTCGGCGTCACCGACGACTTCATGGAGGCGCTGGAGAACGGCGAGGAGTTCACGTTCACCAACCCGCGCACGGAGGAGCCCCACGTCGCGACGCCAGAGACGAAGGAGCTGTACGAGATGTTCGGCCTCGGCGAGCACGTCGAGGTCGGCGAGGAGCTGTCGGTGCCGGCCGCGGACCTGTGGGATCACATCGTCGAGGGCGCCCACGAGAACGGCGAGCCCGGCGTCATCTACCTCGAACGGGTGAACAAGCTCCACAGCTTCGACGTGGAGGAGCACCCCGACCACCGCATCCTCGCGACGAACCCCTGCGGCGAGCAGCCCCTCGAGGAGTACGAGGCGTGCAACCTCGGCCACATCAACCTCTCGACGCTCGCGGATCTCGACGCGCCCGACTGGCGCGTCTGGGTCGAGGAGCACGGCGACGAGTACGAGAGCGAGGAGGCCGCCGTCGAGGCGTTCCTCGAGGACGCCATCGACTGGGAGGAGTTCGACTACCGCGTCGAGATGGGGACGCGCTTCCTCGAGAACGTCGTCACCATGTCGGACTTCCCGGTGCCGAAGATCGAGGAGAAGGTGCGCGACATGCGCAAGATCGGCCTCGGCGTCATGGGCCTCGCGCAGCTGTACATCCAGCTCGGCGTCCGCTACGGCTCCGAGACGGGCAACCTGATCGCCGAGGAGCTGATGACCCACATCAACCACGGGTCGAAGGCCGCCAGCCACGAACTCGCCGAGGAGCGCGGTTCGTTCAACGACTGGGAGGACTCGAAGTACGCCGACCCCGTCCGCTACGCCGACTGGTTCGAGCAGTACGTCGGCGAGGACCCCCACGACTGGGCGGACGGCTACCCGATCCGCAACCACAACACGACGACCATCGCGCCGACGGGCACCACGTCGATGGTGGGCAACACCACCGGCGGCTGTGAGCCCATCTACAACGTCGCCTACTACAAGAACGTCTCCGACGACGTGCAGGGCGACGAGATGCTCGTCGAGTTCGACGACTACTTCCTGCGCACGCTGGAGGCGAACGACATCGACGTCGACGCCGTCAAGGAGGAGGCGCAAGCGCAGATGGCGAACAACGAGTTCGACGGCGTCGACGGCCTGGAGACGGTGCCGGACGCCATCGGCGAGCTGTTCGTCGTCACGGGCGACCTCACAGCGAAGGACCACGCGGGCGTGCAGGTCGCCTGCCAGACGGGCGTCGACTCGGCCATCTCGAAGACGGTGAACGCGCCCAACGACTCCACGCTGGAGGACGCTCAGGAGGTCTTCGAGTACATCTACGAGCACGGCGGCAAGGGCGTCACCTACTACCGCGACGGCACCCGCTCGAAGCAGGTGCTCACCACGCGCGCGGACAACGCCGACTTCGCCGACGAGAGCGAGGCCGCCGAGACGCTCGTCGAGCAGATCTCCGAGGTCTTCGGCGGCATCGAGGGCTTCCTCGAGAACGAGGACGTGCAGGCCGCGCTCGACGAGGAGGTGTCGGACCTGCTGGAGGCGGCCGACGAGAAGACGGTCCACATCGACTACACCGAGAAGCGCGCCCGGCCGGACTCGCTGCGCGGGGTCACCCAGCTCATCGAGACCGGCTACGGGAAGATGTACATCACCATCAACGAGGACCCCGAGACCGGCGAGCCGTTCGAGCTGTTCGCCAACATCGGCCACTCCGGCGGCTTCACGAACTCCTTCACGGAGTCGCTGGCGAAGGTCATCTCGACGGCGCTTCGCTCGGGGGTCGACCCCCGGGAGATCGTCGACGAGCTCCAGGGTACCCGCAGCCCGAAGATCGCCTGGGACAAGGGCGAGCAGATCCAGTCCATCCCGGACGCGATCGGCACGGCGATGCGCCGCTACCTCGACGACGAGGTGGAGAAGGGCTACCCCGAGCAGACGAGCCTCGACGAGGTCGGCGCCGGCGCCGACGCGCCCGCCCCCGAATCCGACGGCGGCACCGCCGTGGACTCGCCCGGTACCGGCGCACCCGGCCCGGAGGACGCCGGCGACGTCGAGCGGACGACCGACGCGGTCGACGAACTCATCGCCAACGGCGAGTCGCCCGAGTGTCCCGACTGCGGCAGCATGACGCTGTACTACTCGGAGGGCTGCAAAACCTGCGAAAGTTGCGGGTGGAGCGAGTGCTGA
- the tmk gene encoding dTMP kinase, whose translation MLLTLEGLDGSGKTTAWEALRPAYPDATFTREPTDSWYGDAVRRSLGDDDTDPLADLFCFVADHADHLSRVVRPALSDGDLVISDRYTDSRYAYQAATLADTDLERPLEYIRGVHGAFTREPDATIYLDVDPETAAARAGATDKYERVSFLSEVQSNYERLIDAEPERFVRVDAGRSPEEVLDAVEDSVERLVEAHRER comes from the coding sequence ATGCTCCTCACGCTCGAAGGCCTCGACGGGAGCGGGAAGACCACCGCCTGGGAGGCCCTCCGGCCGGCGTACCCCGACGCGACGTTCACCCGCGAGCCGACCGACTCGTGGTACGGCGACGCCGTCCGGCGGTCGCTCGGCGACGACGACACCGACCCCCTGGCGGACCTGTTCTGCTTCGTCGCCGACCACGCCGACCACCTCTCGCGGGTCGTTCGCCCGGCGCTGTCCGACGGGGACCTGGTGATCTCCGACCGGTACACCGACTCGCGGTACGCCTACCAGGCCGCCACCCTGGCCGACACAGACCTCGAGCGGCCGCTCGAGTACATCCGCGGCGTCCACGGCGCGTTCACCCGCGAGCCGGACGCCACCATCTACCTCGACGTGGATCCGGAGACCGCGGCCGCGCGCGCCGGCGCGACCGACAAGTACGAGCGCGTCTCGTTCCTCTCGGAGGTGCAGTCGAACTACGAGCGCCTGATCGACGCCGAGCCCGAGCGGTTCGTTCGCGTCGACGCCGGCCGCTCCCCGGAGGAGGTACTCGACGCCGTCGAGGACAGCGTCGAACGGCTCGTCGAGGCGCACCGCGAGCGCTGA